From a single Candidatus Lernaella stagnicola genomic region:
- the mutY gene encoding A/G-specific adenine glycosylase: MTANSVPRLSPSQRRAIRRAVSDWYAQHARRLPWREDPTPYRVWVCEIMAQQTRIETVLPYFERFLARFPGVHDLAAATEDEVLALWSGLGYYRRARHLHRAARVVVDEYGGAIPADPHELQRLPGIGRYTAGAIASIAFDRAAPILDGNVARLLARVFAISKVLSTGEARKELWVLADELVPEEHPGAFNQGMMELGALVCTATSPGCPACPLRPHCLAQAQGLVEVIPVKGKAAAPLPVYFAAAALRREGRVLLVRNPGDGLFGGLWMLPQVEVRKSWPAHRQREQLRTHLRDRFAIDMIAGDLLGRIEHTLSHRLLYTRFYACEIPFKGVLPISNGARWVQPSAPNRHLGLAAYTRKFLRFLVEE; encoded by the coding sequence ATGACCGCGAACTCAGTGCCCCGTCTTTCGCCTTCGCAACGACGCGCCATTCGCCGCGCTGTGAGTGATTGGTATGCGCAACATGCACGTCGATTGCCGTGGCGTGAGGATCCGACGCCATACCGCGTTTGGGTCTGCGAGATCATGGCTCAGCAAACCCGCATCGAAACGGTGCTGCCGTATTTCGAACGTTTTCTCGCCCGTTTTCCCGGGGTCCACGACCTGGCCGCCGCCACCGAAGACGAGGTGCTGGCGCTTTGGTCCGGTCTCGGGTACTACCGCCGCGCCCGCCATTTGCATCGCGCGGCCCGCGTCGTCGTGGACGAGTACGGTGGCGCGATACCCGCCGATCCGCATGAACTGCAACGACTGCCCGGCATCGGCCGCTACACCGCCGGGGCGATTGCCTCGATTGCTTTCGACCGGGCCGCGCCGATTCTCGACGGCAACGTCGCCCGCCTGCTGGCGCGCGTGTTCGCTATCTCCAAGGTTCTTTCCACCGGCGAGGCGCGCAAGGAGCTGTGGGTCTTGGCCGATGAACTCGTGCCCGAGGAACACCCCGGCGCGTTCAATCAAGGAATGATGGAGTTGGGCGCGTTGGTCTGCACGGCGACAAGCCCGGGGTGTCCCGCCTGTCCCCTGCGGCCGCATTGCCTCGCGCAGGCCCAGGGTTTGGTTGAAGTCATTCCGGTCAAAGGAAAAGCGGCGGCGCCGTTGCCGGTCTATTTTGCCGCCGCGGCGCTTCGGCGGGAAGGCCGCGTTCTTCTGGTTCGCAATCCCGGCGACGGACTTTTCGGCGGCCTGTGGATGTTGCCGCAAGTCGAGGTCCGCAAAAGTTGGCCTGCCCACCGGCAACGTGAACAGTTGCGCACCCACCTGCGAGACCGATTTGCGATCGATATGATCGCCGGTGATTTACTGGGCCGAATCGAGCACACACTAAGCCATCGGCTGTTGTATACCCGATTTTACGCTTGCGAAATTCCATTCAAAGGAGTATTACCGATTTCCAATGGCGCCCGTTGGGTGCAGCCATCCGCGCCCAACCGACACCTCGGCCTCGCCGCTTACACGCGGAAGTTTCTACGCTTTCTGGTTGAGGAATAA
- a CDS encoding NAD-dependent deacylase codes for MNASYRDLIETTARAHKISVLSGAGLSVESGVPAFRGPQGLWRNYDPFELATPEAFERDPTLVWEFYNDRRRLLAQCEPNAAHVALVDLEGLLPELVHITQNVDGLAARAGGKNIIRLHGELGATKCSHCGRMAQSDGGEHSFPAYCQNCGGLLRPGVVWFGEPVSMIGQAAQDIHDSQVFMVIGTSAVVQPAASLARLAKQQGAFVADFNLEETAIADLVDAHVRGPVATTLPAFVSEVKKLR; via the coding sequence ATGAACGCTTCGTACCGCGACTTAATCGAAACCACTGCTCGCGCGCACAAAATATCGGTGCTTTCCGGCGCCGGTTTGTCCGTTGAAAGCGGTGTTCCGGCCTTTCGCGGACCGCAAGGATTATGGCGGAATTACGATCCGTTCGAGTTGGCCACACCCGAGGCTTTTGAGCGCGACCCGACCTTGGTGTGGGAGTTTTACAACGACCGTCGGCGCTTGCTGGCGCAGTGCGAGCCCAACGCCGCACATGTCGCGCTGGTGGACCTGGAAGGCCTGCTGCCCGAACTGGTACACATCACGCAAAACGTTGACGGGCTAGCCGCGCGTGCCGGCGGGAAAAATATCATCCGATTGCACGGCGAGCTTGGCGCGACCAAGTGCTCCCATTGCGGGCGCATGGCGCAATCCGACGGCGGCGAGCATTCGTTTCCCGCGTACTGCCAGAATTGCGGCGGCCTGTTACGTCCCGGCGTCGTGTGGTTCGGCGAGCCGGTAAGCATGATCGGGCAGGCGGCGCAGGACATCCACGACTCCCAGGTTTTCATGGTGATCGGCACAAGCGCCGTGGTGCAACCCGCGGCGTCGCTGGCTCGTTTGGCCAAGCAGCAGGGAGCCTTCGTGGCCGATTTCAATTTGGAGGAGACGGCCATCGCGGACTTGGTGGACGCCCACGTGCGCGGGCCGGTCGCCACGACCCTTCCCGCCTTCGTGTCCGAAGTGAAAAAACTCCGCTAG